The genomic window AAAGAAAGTTTAGAAATCAGGCTTATTTTATAGTAAAGTATCATATCGAAGAAGCAGAAGAAGAAAGCGAGAGGAGTTATTTTACGGTCTTCTACCTGACCGCTGATAACAGGATGGAAGAGATTACCCACGAGCTATTCTATCGTGAGTTGCGCTATGAGGGATTAAAAAGGAATAGACGGAATAAATGACCTGGGGCGTCGGCATTTGGTCTTATTTTATTTCTTCATCGTGGACAAACATAAGGTCGATCCTTTCACCCCTTGATTATTAATCCGGCCGATTATTATACTTCTCTTATGCAGCATCCGGCATTTAGCAGCCTGGTCACTCTTTTCGAAAAGGGGTGCGAAGCCTACGAGCGCGGCTTCTCCCTTATGTTCCGAGCCGATTTGCAAGATCAAAAAACCACTTTTGCAGTAACAAATCCTTATATGTACAGCTAGTCTTCATGTCTGTATAGCCTTTCGCCCTTGGCCACCGCTGGCTAGTCTCGGGGCTGTAGTACCAGGGGGGTGGGCATGCCCTGGCTGCTATTCAGTACCTGGCCGGCGTAGTTGGTGCGGCTCACCTCCGTTACGCGTATCTCGTAGTACCTGGGGGCTTTTTCCTCGGTGGGGTCATGGTACTGGCTCAGCTGCTGCAGGGCTAGCTGCTGCACACTGGGCAGGCGCCAGGTAGTTTCGTACTGGTTCTTTTTGCTATACACGGCCACTACCGTAACCGATACCATGCCGTAGGCGGCATCTTGGGGATAAGCCTGGGCAAAGTCGGCATCCGGCTGTATGCACAGCACATACTCGTCTTGCAGGTTTACCTTCATCTTGCCCTCCTCCATGGGCACGGGCCGGCCACCGGCGGTAAGTGCGAAGCGGGGGCGGGGTGGCAGCTGCACAGGCCAGCTTAGGGTATCCTGTACCTGCATTCCGTCGCCTTGTATCTGCGTTACAGCCAGGCGAAAGGGGTTGCTTAGGGGTACAGCCTGCCAGCTTCGGTCATCTGCGGGATTGGGTTGTAGCTGGCCATCTGCGGTATGGGCCTGCAGGCGGTAGGCCCGGAGCTCCGGGGCCGGGTGGTCAAGGTTCAGTTCGTTCCGGCAGTCTCTGTACAAGGGCTGCGCATAGCTGGCAGGCAGTAGCAGGGCAAGGAGGCAGGGGATAGTCAGGTGTCGCAGCATGGGGGGGATGTTTGAGTTTAGGGGGCAAGCTGCAGGGTATAGAGCAAAGGCCGTGCCAGATTCTGTTCCATGTGCTGGCCATCATAGCGCAGGCGCCAGATGTCTGCAAGCTTCAGCTCATAGGTGCCGGGGGCGCGGCCTGCCAGCAGGTAGCTAAGTGGCAACTGCTCCATACCTCCACCCATCTGCTGCACGGGTATGGGGTTGCCATAGGCTACCTGCTTGCTTATGGTTATCGGCCCATTTTGGTAGCGCGCATCGCGGGGACAGCGGGCGGCAAAGGCCGAGTCTGGCTGCCATTCCAGGTTGTATCCTTTATCGGTGGGCAGAAAGAGCACCTCGCCCGGCACCAGCTGCACCGTATCGGGTCCATACGGGGCCTGAAACCGAATGAAGGGAACGGGTAGCGGGGGCTGCAGTACCCGGTAGTGCAGGGTGTCTGCTGTAGGGCGGCCCCGCACATTCAGCAGTACCAGAGAGAAGTAGGGGGCTGTGGGATAGGCCCACAGGTACTGGGGGCTGGTTGTATCGGTATGTGCGTGCCCACCCAGCACCCGGTAGGCCTGTAGGGGGGATAGAATATGATTCTCGCACTGCAGATACACCGTATCTACCTGGGCAAGCAGGCTGTGTATGCTGCACATAAATAGCAGTGGTAGGCACTTTTTATAATACTTTATCATACCCTGTCATGTTCTTTTCTATTGACAATAAACTAGTTATCAACATGTGCAATCAGCCGCTCCAGCGCCAGGCCTCGGCTCCCCTTCAGGAATACAGCCTCTGCCTCCGCCCATAAATTGATGAACGCCTGCCGTGCCGCGCTGGCATCGGGGTAGGCAGCTGCCCCTGGCAGGTAGGGCAGCAGCTGGGCCATGGCAGGGCCTACCAGCAGCAGTTGCACCGGGTGCTGGTGCTGTGCCAGCCGGGTAGCCAGCCACTGCCCCAGGCGGCTATGGGCGGCCGCCTCTTCCGGGCCCAGTTCCAGCATATCCCCCAGTACCAGCAGGCTGGCACCCTGGGCCAGCGTGAGGAATGTATCCAGTGCGGCACGCATGCTGGTCGGGTTGGCATTGTAGGCATCCAGCAGCACCTGCTTGCCCTTCAGGTTTTTCCACTGGCTGCGGTTGTTGTGGGGATGGTAGCACGCTACGCCACTCTGTATGGCAGTGGGTGGCACACCCAGCTCCAGGGCTACGGTGGCAGCCAGCAGTACATTCTCGGCATTGTGGTTGCCAGGCAGCACCGTCTGTAGCGGTAGCTGCCCCTCGGGGTACTCCAGCAGCAGCTGTTGCCCCGCTGCATCCTGGCCGAGCTGGCTTATGCGGTACTGTCCGGCCTGGCCATAGGTCGTATCTGCCAGCCGCGCAGCTGGTGCTAGCCAGGGGTCGTCCAGGTTGATAAACAGGCGCCCCCCTTTCTGGGCCACGTAGTCAAAGAGTTCGCGCTTGGTAGCCGCATTGCCCGCCATACCCTGTGCGTAGCCCTGCAGGTGGTCTTCGCCGATGTTGGTTATCAGCGCCCAGTCTGGGTCGGCTATCTGGCACAGCTCGGCTATGTCTCCGGTCTTATTGTCTCCCATCTCCAGCAGGGCCAGCTGGTGTGCTGGTGTCAGCTGCAGGAGCGTAAGGGGCAGCCCGATGTGGTTGTTCCAGTTGCCAGGCGTAGCCAGCAGGGGCAGTTGTTCCGCCAGGATGCTTGCCAGTAGCTCTTTGGTAGTGGTCTTGCCATTACTACCGGTCAGGCCGATCACCCACCGGCCCCACTGCCTGCGGTGGTGGGCCGCCAGGGCCTGCAGGGCACGCAGCCCGTCTTCCACCAGCAGGTGCTGCCCGGTGGTGGCCAGCAGCGGATCGTCTACAATGACGTAGGCAGCCCCGGCTGCCAGGGCCTGGCTGGCAAAGGCATTGGCATCAAAGTTTGGCCCCCTGAGTGCCAGGAAGAGATCGCCCACCTGCAGCCTGCGTGTATCCGTGCACAGCCGGGGATGCTGCTGGTAGTAGGCATACAGCTGCTCGGTATCCAGATACATGGGCTGTGGCATGGCGAAAGGTGCGGGTGCTAAAGGCTAGTACAAACGGTACGGGCCACAGTGGTAGCGTGCCGTATCCGGCCTAAATATAAAGTATTCCGTTTCGGCAAAAAAGCCGTACGCCAGGGCCTCGCCTGGCAGCAGCACCAGGGGCGGCTGCTGCTGCCAGCTGCTGGGTGGATACTGGGGCAGCCGCCACGTGGCCTGTAGGGCAGGCACCAGCTGCAGGTCGTAGGTGAAGTAGGGACGCCCCCCTAGGGCGCTGGCCATGCACCTATGGGCCTGCCGCTCCCGAGCATCCTGCTGCCACAGGGCGGGCAGATAGAAGGGCGTGCGCTGTGCCAGCAGGAAGAAGACAACCACCCCCAGCACCACCCCTACCCGCCGCCTGTAGGGCGTGTAGGCCCGGGCCAGGTAGCGGGCCCAGATGGCAGCCAGCCATTCGCCCAGATACAGGGCCGGAATAGGCATAAGCAGGAGGCCAAAGCGATCATAACCAATGGAACCTGTGAAGAAGAACAAGAGCAGGAGCTGCAGGCTCAGCAGCCAGCCGTCTATCCAGCGGCGGCGCACCCGCACGCGGATAAGCAGGGCCAGGGTGCCCAGCCAAATGAGTGGCTTGAGGGCAATGAAGCGCAAGGCCGCCTGCCAGTTCCATACCCAGAACTCCTCGCTATAGTTAGCCTTTAGCTGCCAGTAGGCCTCCAGGCTGGCCCAGTCGGAAAACCGCAATGCATAGTACAGCAGGGGGGCCAGCGGCAGCAGTAGGCAGATGCCCACTAGCCAGGGCCAGTATGCCAGGCGTGCCCACCAGGCCAGGGCCGTGCCTGCCAGCAGGCTAAGGCCCAGGGGCAGGGCTATGTACTCCTTGCTCAGGATAGCGGCCCAGTAGGCTAGCAGGCAGACCAGGGCCCAGCCCCACCGGCCACCTGCTGCCAGCCGGCACAGGGCCAGCATGGCCAGCAGCAGGTAGCAGATAAGCGGACCCTCGCCCAGGTACTGCGTGCCGTATACCAGAAACTGGATGCTGGTGAGCAGCAGCAGCGCCCCCCAGTATCCCGTGCCTGGGCGCAGCAGCCTGCGCCCTAGCGCAAGCAGGCCGAGCAAGCTGAGCAGCGAAAAACCTACCGCCACGGCCCGGGCCACCCACATGTGTGGGCCTAGCAGCCGCATGGCCAGGGCCATGGGGTAGTTTACCGCAGGGCCTACGGTAATGAAGAGTGAGTGAAGGTCTAGCTGATCCGGCTGGATGGGAAAGGCCTCCTGCCCATGCAGCGCCAGGGTGCGGCCCACCAGGTAGTGGCAGGCATCGTCGTACCACACGGCCTTGTAGACCGCAAATACAGACAACAGCCCCACCGCCGAGGCCCAGAAGAGAATGCGCCCGCCAAGCATGTGCGAAGATACAGCACAGGCCGGAAAGCCCTACCTTTGTAGCATGATCTACACAGAAACCAAGCTACGGGTACGCTATGCAGAGACCGACCAGATGGGCTTTGTGTACTACGGGCACTACGCCCAATACTTTGAGGTAGCGCGTACAGACTGGGTGCGTAGCCTGGGCACCCCGTACCGCGACTTTGAACACACGTACGGCGTAATGCTGCCGGTGCTGGAGCTGCAGGTGAACTATAAGAAGGCCGCTACCTACGATGACGTACTAACCATACGCACCTATGTACGCGAGCAGCCAGGTATCAAGATTCGCTTTGAGCACGAGATTGTAAACGAAGCCGGAGAGGTACTGGTAACCGGGCATGTAGTGCTCGTGTTTGTAAACAAGGAGACCATGAAGCCCTGCCGGCCCCCGGCCTTTTTCCTGGAACAAGTAGCCCATGCGTGGAAAGCTGAAACTTCGCTGGCTTAGGCTGCTGGTCCGTACCGACCAGTGGCTACAGCGGGCCCTGGCCGGTGTAGCGCTACCCGGCTTCCGGCGGGCGCCACTCTATGCCATCCTGCGCCTCTTGTGGCTCGATATTTCCAATCGTGCCTTTGTGCTGAATAGCTCGGCCATGGCCTACGCCTTTTTTCTCAGCATCTTCCCCACGCTCATTTTTGCCTTCAGCCTGCTGCCCTATCTGCCATTTCGCAACCTGGACAGCAGCCTGCAGGCAGCACTGGCCGAACTGCTGCCCGGCCCGGCGTATGAGGTAATAGACGATACCTTTGCCCGCACCCTGCAGCAGGGCTCCATCAGCCGGCTGCTCTTCTCGCTAGCCTTTGTGCTCTTCCTGGGCATACGGGGCGTAACGGTTATGGCCAATGCTTTCAACTCCCTGGACCCCCTGCACCAGAAGGACCGAGGACTGGTAAAGGGCACCCTGCTGGGCCTGTATCTGTATCTCATCCTGCTCTTTATGGGCCTGGTGGGGGTAGCCGTGTGGGTGGAGGGTCAGCAGCTGATTTCGCGCCTGAGCAATGCACCCGGCTGGCTGGGCCTGCTACAGTACTGGGGGGTGGTGCTGGCTTCTCGCCTGGCAATCGTCTTCGTATTGCTGTTTACGCTCAACTTTATCTACCGCATAGCCCCCACCTTCCCCTACCGCTGGCGCACCTTCAGCCCGGGCAGTGTAGTGGCCGCACTGCTGCTGTTGGGTGCCATCCTGCTGCTGGATGTGTATTTCCGCGACTTTTCGAACTACAACAAAATATACGGTAGCCTGGGTGCTGTCATTGTACTGCTGGTGTGGTTCTACTGGCTCAGCTTTGTGCTACAGATCGGCTTCCACCTGAATAGCAACATTGAAGAGCTGGCCGGAGAGCAGCAGCAGCTACGTATGCAGCGCGCCCAGCTGGTCATGCGCCCGCCAGAAGACCCCAATGCACATGCGCAGGGCAGCTGGTATGCCCTACAGCGCAGAGGGAGGCAGCGAAAATAAACCCCAGCTTGCAAAAGTATCCTCCGCCTGCTATATTCGCAGCTCAATACCGGAACGATGTTCGTTTCTGGTATGGGGAGATGGCAGAGCGGTCGAATGCGGCTGTCTTGAAAACAGTTGTACCGAAAGGTACCGGGGGTTCGAATCCCTCTCTCCCCGCCCCCCAAAAGCAGCCCAAAACTGTTTGAAAGTGTGTAGGTTTTGCGCCTACACACTTTTTTTACTACCAGCAATCAGGCCTTTTCGGGCGGGGCTATGCGCAGCACAGCACCCTGCCACAGGGTAAGCCAATGCGCTGCCGGGCGCGTGTACCTGTGTGCTAGCACTGCACCCACCACTACAGGGAATGCACCCCCTTTCCAATCTCTGTTACCGAATAGCATGCCATCCCCATACATTAAGAAACCTGCATTTTACTTAATCCATTATTTCCAGTACCTTTGCCGCCGTACTTAGCACATAATCTTATCTCTATGGACTTTACGATATTCAGCTTCCCGCTGCTACTGGCCGGGCTTGGCGCACAGGAGATCATTGTGATCGCCCTGGTTGTTCTTGTGCTTTTTGGTGCGCGAAAAATACCTGAGTTTGCCAAAGGAATGGGCCAAGGGGTGCGGGAGTTCAAAAAGGCCTCGCAGAACGTAAAGGACGAGATAAAGAAAGAATCGACCGAGGTAAAAAAAGAACTGGAAGACTAAGGCCCCGAGGCCGGATAAGCAGGAGCTGGCGCGTGTGCACCCCGGGTGCATGCTGTATTGCCGCTTTTGCCCCACCGCCATTATTTGCCGATGAGTTACGAAAACTTTCGTCGCCAGTATCTGGAAGGAAAGACAAGCTGCGTGGAGGCAGTTCAGGCCTGCCTGAATGCCATAGAATCCACCCGGCAGTACAATATCTACGTACAGGTATTTGCCGATGAGGCCATGCAAGCAGCCAGGGCACTGGATGCCCTGCCCAAGGAGCAGCTGAAGCCCCTGGCAGGCTGCATCCTGGCGCTAAAAGACAACCTGGCCTATAAAGACCACAGCGTAAGCGCGAGCAGCAAAATGCTGGAAGGCTATACCAGCCTGTACACCGCCACAGCCGTACAGCGGCTGCTGGATGCCGGTGCCATCGTGATCGGAACTACGGGTTGCGATGAGTTTGCCATGGGTAGCAGCAACGAAAGCAGTTACTACGGGCCGGTGTACAACCCGCTAGACCCCACCCGGGTGCCCGGCGGTTCATCGGGCGGCAGTGCCGCCGCCGTAGCTGCAAAAACCTGCCACGCTGCCCTGGGTAGCGATACAGGCGGCTCTATTCGCCAGCCTGCTGCCTTCTGCGGTATTGTGGGCGTAAAGCCCACCTATGGGCGCATCAGCCGCTATGGCCTCATCGCATTTGGCAGCAGCCTGGACCAGATAGGCCCCATGACACAAACGGTGGCCGATGCCCGCCTCTTGCTGGCAACCATGGCCGGTGCCGACCCCCTGGACAGCACCTCGGCGGACAGGCCGGTGCCACAGGCCGGCGAGGCGAAAAAAGGTCCCTACAAAATAGGTGTACTCAAAGAGACCCTAACCTCAAAAGGCATAGACCCCAGGCTGAAGAGCCAGATGGAAGCGCGGATAGCGCAGCTGCGCCAGGCTGGCCACACCGTAGACCTGGTAGATTTTCCGTACTTGGACTATGTGGTGCCTACCTACTACATCCTGGCTACGGCCGAGGCCAGTAGCAACCTGGCCCGCTTTGATGGCGTACGCTACGGCTACCGTAGCCCCAATGCCAAAAGCCTGGAGGAAGTGTACCTGAAGAGCCGAAGTGAGGGATTTGGCCCAGAGGTACAGCGGCGAATTATGCTGGGCACCTTTGTGCTAAGCAGTGGCTACCTGGATGCCTACTACACCAAAGCACAGAAGGTACGCCGCCTGCTGGCAAACTATACCCAGAGCATGCTGGCACAGTACGATGCCCTGCTAAGCCCCACCACCCCCACGGCGGCTTTTGCCCTGGATAGCAGCCACCAGCGAGAC from Bacteroidota bacterium includes these protein-coding regions:
- a CDS encoding UDP-N-acetylmuramoyl-tripeptide--D-alanyl-D-alanine ligase, with translation MPQPMYLDTEQLYAYYQQHPRLCTDTRRLQVGDLFLALRGPNFDANAFASQALAAGAAYVIVDDPLLATTGQHLLVEDGLRALQALAAHHRRQWGRWVIGLTGSNGKTTTKELLASILAEQLPLLATPGNWNNHIGLPLTLLQLTPAHQLALLEMGDNKTGDIAELCQIADPDWALITNIGEDHLQGYAQGMAGNAATKRELFDYVAQKGGRLFINLDDPWLAPAARLADTTYGQAGQYRISQLGQDAAGQQLLLEYPEGQLPLQTVLPGNHNAENVLLAATVALELGVPPTAIQSGVACYHPHNNRSQWKNLKGKQVLLDAYNANPTSMRAALDTFLTLAQGASLLVLGDMLELGPEEAAAHSRLGQWLATRLAQHQHPVQLLLVGPAMAQLLPYLPGAAAYPDASAARQAFINLWAEAEAVFLKGSRGLALERLIAHVDN
- a CDS encoding glycosyltransferase family 39 protein produces the protein MLGGRILFWASAVGLLSVFAVYKAVWYDDACHYLVGRTLALHGQEAFPIQPDQLDLHSLFITVGPAVNYPMALAMRLLGPHMWVARAVAVGFSLLSLLGLLALGRRLLRPGTGYWGALLLLTSIQFLVYGTQYLGEGPLICYLLLAMLALCRLAAGGRWGWALVCLLAYWAAILSKEYIALPLGLSLLAGTALAWWARLAYWPWLVGICLLLPLAPLLYYALRFSDWASLEAYWQLKANYSEEFWVWNWQAALRFIALKPLIWLGTLALLIRVRVRRRWIDGWLLSLQLLLLFFFTGSIGYDRFGLLLMPIPALYLGEWLAAIWARYLARAYTPYRRRVGVVLGVVVFFLLAQRTPFYLPALWQQDARERQAHRCMASALGGRPYFTYDLQLVPALQATWRLPQYPPSSWQQQPPLVLLPGEALAYGFFAETEYFIFRPDTARYHCGPYRLY
- a CDS encoding acyl-CoA thioesterase, whose amino-acid sequence is MIYTETKLRVRYAETDQMGFVYYGHYAQYFEVARTDWVRSLGTPYRDFEHTYGVMLPVLELQVNYKKAATYDDVLTIRTYVREQPGIKIRFEHEIVNEAGEVLVTGHVVLVFVNKETMKPCRPPAFFLEQVAHAWKAETSLA
- a CDS encoding YihY/virulence factor BrkB family protein — translated: MRGKLKLRWLRLLVRTDQWLQRALAGVALPGFRRAPLYAILRLLWLDISNRAFVLNSSAMAYAFFLSIFPTLIFAFSLLPYLPFRNLDSSLQAALAELLPGPAYEVIDDTFARTLQQGSISRLLFSLAFVLFLGIRGVTVMANAFNSLDPLHQKDRGLVKGTLLGLYLYLILLFMGLVGVAVWVEGQQLISRLSNAPGWLGLLQYWGVVLASRLAIVFVLLFTLNFIYRIAPTFPYRWRTFSPGSVVAALLLLGAILLLDVYFRDFSNYNKIYGSLGAVIVLLVWFYWLSFVLQIGFHLNSNIEELAGEQQQLRMQRAQLVMRPPEDPNAHAQGSWYALQRRGRQRK
- a CDS encoding twin-arginine translocase TatA/TatE family subunit; amino-acid sequence: MDFTIFSFPLLLAGLGAQEIIVIALVVLVLFGARKIPEFAKGMGQGVREFKKASQNVKDEIKKESTEVKKELED
- the gatA gene encoding Asp-tRNA(Asn)/Glu-tRNA(Gln) amidotransferase subunit GatA; translated protein: MSYENFRRQYLEGKTSCVEAVQACLNAIESTRQYNIYVQVFADEAMQAARALDALPKEQLKPLAGCILALKDNLAYKDHSVSASSKMLEGYTSLYTATAVQRLLDAGAIVIGTTGCDEFAMGSSNESSYYGPVYNPLDPTRVPGGSSGGSAAAVAAKTCHAALGSDTGGSIRQPAAFCGIVGVKPTYGRISRYGLIAFGSSLDQIGPMTQTVADARLLLATMAGADPLDSTSADRPVPQAGEAKKGPYKIGVLKETLTSKGIDPRLKSQMEARIAQLRQAGHTVDLVDFPYLDYVVPTYYILATAEASSNLARFDGVRYGYRSPNAKSLEEVYLKSRSEGFGPEVQRRIMLGTFVLSSGYLDAYYTKAQKVRRLLANYTQSMLAQYDALLSPTTPTAAFALDSSHQRDPISLYLSDIYTVHANLTGNPAVSVPHGTDENGLPYGVQLMGGNWQESTILHMAETLFIPL